One Hordeum vulgare subsp. vulgare chromosome 4H, MorexV3_pseudomolecules_assembly, whole genome shotgun sequence DNA window includes the following coding sequences:
- the LOC123449262 gene encoding peroxisomal nicotinamide adenine dinucleotide carrier-like, which translates to MSSAVVNGLAGAGGGIIAQIITYPLQTVNTRQQTERSAKKKKAGSGGSDASTLYQMLQLVQTEGWGGLYSGLKPSLIGTAASQGIYYYFYQLLKNKVEDVAAARGKKGLGDGTVGMFSWLVIAAVAGSINVLLTIPIWVLVTRMQTHTQAERKVIESKRELLLKEIPRANSMDAHILKDRLAKLDSEKPCPYGTIQAIREVYRESGISGFWKGLIPTLIMVCNPSIQFMIYETLSKRLQSKRSGKRFPKKNITAMEVFLLGAIAKLGATVVTYPLLVVKSRLQAKQEIGRNAASRYTGTLDAILKMIRYEGLHGFYKGMGTKIVQSVFAASVLFMVKEELVKFVILLVARSRTLLLTRSNKR; encoded by the exons ATGTCGAGCGCGGTGGTGAACGGGCTGGCCGGCGCCGGCGGCGGTATCATCGCCCAGATCATCACATACCCCCTCCAGACC GTGAACACTCGGCAGCAGACAGAGAGGtcagcgaagaagaagaaggccggtAGTGGTGGCTCCGACGCTTCCACCCTCTACCAGATGCTCCAG CTGGTCCAGACGGAAGGCTGGGGTGGGTTGTACAGCGGCCTCAAACCCTCACTTATTGGCACCGCTGCCTCCCAG GGAATCTATTACTACTTCTACCAGCTTCTGAAGAACAAGGTGGAAGATGTGGCAGCTGCTCGTGGGAAAAAGGGCCTAGGGGATGGCACTGTTGGGATGTTTTCTTGGCTTGTTATTGCAGCTGTTGCTGG GTCAATCAATGTTCTTCTTACAATTCCAATATGGGTTCTTGTCACACGTATGCAG ACACATACGCAGGCAGAAAGGAAGGTGATAGAGTCCAAGAGGGAGCTTTTGCTTAAGGAAATACCCAGGGCCAATTCAATGGATGCTCATATTCTTAAGGATAGATTAGCAAAACTTGATTCTGAAAAACCTTGCCCATATGGCACAATTCAAGCG ATCCGGGAAGTCTATCGTGAATCAGGCATAAGTGGATTCTGGAAAGGACTTATTCCGACACTAATTATG GTATGCAATCCATCAATTCAGTTTATGATATATGAAACGCTGTCAAAGCGTCTCCAGTCGAAGCGGTCTGGAAAGCGATTCCCCAAGAAGAACATCACTGCTATGGAG GTATTTTTATTAGGTGCAATAGCAAAGCTGGGAGCTACTGTTGTGACCTACCCGTTGTTAGTGGTCAAG TCTAGGTTGCAGGCAAAACAAGAAATTGGCAGAAACGCGGCGTCCAGATATACAG GTACATTGGATGCGATATTGAAGATGATTCGCTACGAGGGATTGCACGGATTTTACAAAGGAATGGGCACAAAGATTGTACAGAGTGTTTTTGCCGCCTCGGTCCTTTTTATGGTGAAGGAGGAGCTGGTCAAGTTTGTGATTCTTTTAGTAGCCAGGAGTAGGACTCTGCTTCTTACTAGATCTAACAAACGATAG
- the LOC123446763 gene encoding cyclin-SDS-like translates to MPPTMLAPVPTRPRSHPFRRRRDAEAPLPAQIAAAMAGKRPAEPSTSASSSFRSEVVSTTTATSSAALAAAQRPEKRPRIEDSGEARPAASECSEVIGGATARPAEVEASESSCLHTDLACPELIADDAEATEYSSACDELTQSDAEEEEVLSAPSPCTDYSLSPSLDTSSSSSEDDDDAPSSHTFSLFLDYAKQFVPCVQHKAHAVAVADADAIREWKQFDDLEDEESYERFRQRERRGVVACDYTEVYASMAGNCGRHVVEQRSVMVNWIIEHGHVTDLQPETLFLGIGLMDRFLTRGYIKGTRNVQLLGIACITLATRIEENQPYNSIMQKSFLVGINLYSRSEVVAMEWLVQEVLDFQCFATTVHNFLWFYLKAAKADEKVEDLAKHLSLLTLLDHKHLSYWPSTVAASVVALACLATDKESSCHRVMETHSRTKDDDLPECLMSLEWLINYAS, encoded by the exons ATGCCGCCCACCATGCTCGCGCCGGTGCCTACGAGGCCGCGCTCCCACCCCTTCCGCCGCCGGAGGGACGCGGAGGCCCCGCTCCCGGCCCAGATCGCGGCGGCGATGGCGGGGAAGCGGCCCGCGGAGCCCTCCacatcggcctcctcctccttccgcaGCGAGGTcgtctccaccaccaccgccacctcctccgcCGCGCTCGCCGCGGCGCAGCGCCCGGAGAAGAGGCCTCGGATCGAGGACTCGGGCGAGGCGCGGCCCGCcgcctccgagtgctcggaggtcATCGGCGGCGCCACGGCGCGCCCCGCGGAGGTCGAGGCCTCCGAGTCGTCGTGCCTCCACACCGACCTCGCCTGCCCCGAGCTGATCGCCGACGACGCCGAGGCGACGGAGTACTCTTCGGCCTGCGACGAGCTCACGCAGTCCgacgcggaggaggaggaggtgctcaGCGCTCCCAGCCCCTGCACCGACtactccctctccccctcgctcGACACCTCCTCTTCATCctccgaggacgacgacgacgccccTTCTTCCCACACCTTCTCCCTCTTCCTCGACTACGCCAAGCAGTTCGTCCCCTGCGTGCAACACAAGGCgcacgccgtcgccgtcgccgacgCCGACGCCATCCGAGAG TGGAAGCAGTTCGACGACTTGGAGGACGAGGAGAGCTACGAGCGGTTCCGACAGCGCGAACGGCGGGGCGTGGTGGCGTGCGACTACACAGAGGTGTACGCCTCCATGGCAGGCAACTGTGGCCGTCACGTCGTGGAGCAGCGTTCTGTCATGGTGAACTGGATCATCGAG CATGGGCACGTGACTGACCTGCAGCCAGAGACATTGTTCCTGGGAATTGGACTGATGGACCGCTTCTTGACACGTGGATACATAAAGGGCACTAGGAATGTGCAGTTGCTGGGCATTGCCTGCATCACCCTAGCCACCCGCATTGAAGAGAACCAGCCATACAATAG CATCATGCAGAAGTCTTTCCTGGTGGGGATCAACCTTTACAGCCGGAGCGAGGTTGTCGCCATGGAGTGGCTGGTTCAGGAGGTCCTCGACTTCCAATGCTTCGCCACGACAGTCCACAATTTTCTCTG GTTCTATCTGAAGGCAGCAAAGGCAGACGAGAAAGTGGAGGATCTGGCCAAGCACCTGTCCCTGCTCACACTTCTGGACCATAAGCACCTCTCCTACTGGCCCTCGACCGTGGCAGCCTCGGTGGTGGCGCTTGCCTGCCTTGCCACTGACAAGGAGTCCTCCTGCCATCGGGTCATGGAG ACTCACTCGAGGACGAAGGACGACGATCTGCCTGAATGTTTA